Within Ralstonia pickettii DTP0602, the genomic segment TCTCGAAATCGAAGGTCGAGCCGCCGGCCGAGAGGTCGGCGCCGGCGCAGAAGGCACGGCCCGAACCGGTGACGATCACCGCGCGCACGTTGTCGTCGGCATCGGTGGCATCGAACGCCGCGATCAGGTCCTGCATCATCTGCGCGGTGAAGGCGTTGAGCTGGTCGGGGCGGTGCAACGTGATGGTGGCGACACCGTCTTCGACGGCGTAGCGCAGGGTTTCGAACGTAGGCGTGGCTTGCGTCATGGCGGCTCCGGCAAAGGGAAGGGGGGCGAGGATGCTGCGGCCGGCGAGGAGCGACACATCGGCAGGGGCCAGGCTGTGCCTTGCGCCGGCAAGGGGCCAGCCAACACTAGTGCAGAATGCGCCGCCCGCAATCGTCGCTTCCGACGAGGCCCGGCAGCCGCGGCTGGCCGTAGACTGGGCCCGATCGCCGGCGGGCCAGCCCTCGCGCGCACCGGCCGGCGCAGACAGTAAAGGACAACCATGAAGACACGAATCACCGAACTGCTTGGCATCCGCTACCCGATCATCCAGGGTGGCATGCAATGGGTCGGCTACGCCGAAATGGCCTCCGCCGTTTCCAACGCTGGCGGGCTGGGCGTCCTCACAGCGCTGACGCAGCCGACCCCCGAGGCGCTGGCCGACGAGATCCGCCGCTGCCGAGAGATGACCGACAAGCCGTTCGGCGTGAACCTGACCCTGTTGCCGTCGATCAACCCGCCGCCGTACGCGCGCTACCTCGACGTCATCATCGAGAGCGGCATCAAGGTGCTGGAAACGGCGGGCAACAACCCCAAGGAACATATCGCGCGCGCCAAGGCCGCCGGCATCAAGGTGATCCACAAGTGCGTGGCGATCCGCCATGCGCTGTCCGCCGAGCGCCTAGGCGTGGACGCGGTGTCGATCGACGGCTTCGAGTGCGCCGGCCATCCGGGCGAGGACGACGTGCCCGGCATGGTGCTGATCCCGCAGGCCGCGCGCAAGCTGTCGGTGCCGGTGATCGCCTCGGGCGGCATCGCCGACGGCCGCGGCATGGCCGCCGCGCTGGTGCTGGGCGCCGAGGGCGTCAATATGGGCACGCGCTTCTGCGCCACGCGCGAAGCGCCGATCCACGACAATGTCAAGCAGGCACTGGTGCAGGCCAGCGAGCGCGACACCAACCTGATCTTCCGCACGCTGCACAACACCGCGCGCGTGCTGAAGAACGCTGTGTCGGATGAGGTGGTGAGCATTGAACGCCGCCCGGGCGGTGCGCAGTTCGAAGACGTCAAGCACCTGGTCGCCGGCGTGCGCGGCAAGGCCGCGCTCAAGGCGGGCGAGACCGATGGCGGCATCATCAGCGCCGGTCAGTGCGTGGGCCTGATCGACGACGTGCCTAGCTGCGAAGAACTGATCACGCGCATGGTTGCCGATTGCCGGGAATACCTCGGCGTGGCTTCGCGCTACTTTGCCTGACGCCATGGCCGAAGCCGGGATCGAGGCGGCCATGACCCAGGCCCTGGCCGAGCCGGCCGGGGTCGCTGGCGCAGGGGACCTGCCGGAGGGCTTTGTGCCCCTGCGCCGGATGAGCGGCTACATGGCCAATTTCGGCCAGCTCTACCTGCATGCGGAGCGCCGCACGCTGGCGGTGCGGATCGACGAGAGCCACCTGAACAACCTCGGCATCCCGCACGGAGGCATGCTGGCGACACTGGCCGATACCGCCATCGGCATGATGATGTCGCTGGAGACCGGCCGCTCCAAGAGCGCGGTCACGGTCAACCTGAGCCTGGACTACCTCGATTCCGCGCGCCTGGGCGACTGGGTCGAGGCGCGCGTGGAGTTCGACAAGCTGGGCTCGCGGCTGCGTTATGGCACCTGCCGGGTGGTCAGCGGCGAGCGTTGCCTGTTGCGTGCCACGGCCATCTTCGCTGTTCTGGCGCCGCGCGGCTGAGCAGCCTGGCGGACTTCGTCGCTTCCGACGACGCTGCCGCGACGGTGCAGGGCAAGAATACGGATCAACACGGCCGGCACTCTTGCCGGCACCCCGGATAACGCAGTGGCCGGCCCTGGCGGCCGGCACCGATAAAGGAGATCACATGGCAGAGGCATATATCGTCGCGGCGGTCCGCACCGCCGGCGGCCGCAAGGGCGGCAAGCTGTCGGGCTGGCATCCGGCCGACCTGGCCGCGCAGGTGCTCGATGCGCTGGTCGAGCGCACCGGCGCCGACCCGGCGCTGGTCGACGACGTCATCATGGGTTGCGTGAGCCAGGTAGGCGAGCAGGCCGGCAACGTGGCGCGCAATGCGATTCTGGCTTCGCGCCTGCCGGAGAGCGTGCCGGGTACGTCGGTGGACCGCCAGTGCGGCTCGTCGCAGCAGGCGCTGCACTTTGCCGCGCAGGCGGTGATGTCGGGTGCGATGGATATCGTGATCGCCGCCGGCGTCGAGAGCATGACCCGCGTGCCGATGGGCCTGTCGTCGCAGCTGCCGGCCAAGAACGGGTTTGGCGTGCCCAAGAGCCCCGGTGTGGAGGCGCGTTATCCGGGCGTGCAGTTCAGCCAGTTCACCGGCGCC encodes:
- a CDS encoding nitronate monooxygenase (K00459: E1.13.12.16; nitronate monooxygenase [EC:1.13.12.16]) produces the protein MKTRITELLGIRYPIIQGGMQWVGYAEMASAVSNAGGLGVLTALTQPTPEALADEIRRCREMTDKPFGVNLTLLPSINPPPYARYLDVIIESGIKVLETAGNNPKEHIARAKAAGIKVIHKCVAIRHALSAERLGVDAVSIDGFECAGHPGEDDVPGMVLIPQAARKLSVPVIASGGIADGRGMAAALVLGAEGVNMGTRFCATREAPIHDNVKQALVQASERDTNLIFRTLHNTARVLKNAVSDEVVSIERRPGGAQFEDVKHLVAGVRGKAALKAGETDGGIISAGQCVGLIDDVPSCEELITRMVADCREYLGVASRYFA
- a CDS encoding signal peptidase is translated as MAEAGIEAAMTQALAEPAGVAGAGDLPEGFVPLRRMSGYMANFGQLYLHAERRTLAVRIDESHLNNLGIPHGGMLATLADTAIGMMMSLETGRSKSAVTVNLSLDYLDSARLGDWVEARVEFDKLGSRLRYGTCRVVSGERCLLRATAIFAVLAPRG